In Thioalkalivibrio paradoxus ARh 1, the following are encoded in one genomic region:
- a CDS encoding multiheme c-type cytochrome → MIGGALRPLLALLFLLFVLLAVNSLYLAGITFAEFVTGRSLQGYLYLLMVVLHLGLGLLLIPVFLAFVYGHLRRAWGRRNRYAVGAGVALAVTGLLLIGSGLMLVRFDFLAVHHPAARAAFYWLHVAAPLAIVWLFLLHRLAGPRLRWRAGLRWAGVAAMLALATAGLHLYHPEQGEPTAVATFEPALTRLAATQSSANDTPTLPPERLMRDAFCAECHADIADQHAASMHRFSSFNNPVYRFSVEETRAVVLERDGNVQAARFCAGCHDPLPLFSGAFDRPDYDPDRDPAAEAGITCLVCHAVTEVNSPRGNADFTLVDPPRYPFEDSTNAWLAALGRQLIRAKPAYHKRTLLRPLHQEPEFCSTCHKVGLPQELNHYRWLRGQDHYGTFLASGVSGHRVDSFYYPERAETGCTGCHMPYSASRDPAARAFPGQGVGVHDHRFAAANTAIPQLLGRDASEIEARQDFLRDRVARIDLFGIKEDGRIDGELHAPLRPELPKLEPGNDYLLEVVLRTLRIGHPLTQGTSDSNDLWLEVLLRDGDGVIGHSGALGPDGDVDPWAHFVNAYVLDRDGNRIDRRNVQDIFVALYDHQVPPGAAAVVQYRFTVPDDAQGPLTIDAALHYRKFDTRLMRHVQGESFTRNDLPITTLAADRLTLPLAGNTTAPPQEHPVAPWERWNDYGIGLLRTADRDAARGQLRQAETAFQQVERLGRADGPLNLARVYFREGRLDDAARALARAREAEAPPWTLAWYAALIDREYGRLDAAADRLEALYATRFQEARDRGFDFSRDLRVAQLLGRTRFEQARAARGEARSERRQVLLQQAREALQAALAIDPEAAAVHHTMAQVLEQLGDPEAAAQHRAAHERYRPDDLAIATAVARHRAANPAANQAAEALTLYDLQRTVRDPTALAWREVQGQDAHPRPGMADDTGSRRREHDPRRQETR, encoded by the coding sequence GTGATCGGCGGTGCGCTACGGCCGCTGCTCGCGCTGCTGTTCCTGCTGTTTGTGCTGCTCGCGGTCAACTCGCTGTACCTGGCCGGGATCACGTTCGCCGAGTTCGTCACCGGGCGCAGTCTGCAAGGCTACCTCTACCTACTCATGGTCGTGCTGCACCTGGGCCTCGGCTTGCTGCTGATCCCGGTGTTCCTGGCCTTTGTCTACGGGCACCTGCGCCGCGCCTGGGGCCGCCGCAACCGCTATGCGGTGGGGGCCGGAGTGGCACTCGCGGTCACCGGCCTGCTGCTGATCGGCTCGGGGCTGATGCTGGTGCGCTTCGATTTTCTTGCGGTCCATCACCCCGCTGCACGAGCCGCCTTCTACTGGCTGCACGTCGCGGCGCCGCTGGCGATCGTGTGGCTGTTTCTGCTGCACCGGCTGGCCGGCCCGCGGCTGCGCTGGCGCGCGGGCCTGCGCTGGGCCGGGGTCGCCGCGATGCTCGCCTTGGCCACCGCTGGGCTGCACCTGTATCACCCGGAACAGGGGGAGCCGACGGCCGTCGCCACGTTTGAACCGGCGCTGACCCGGCTGGCCGCCACCCAGTCCAGCGCAAACGACACACCAACGCTGCCCCCCGAGCGCCTGATGCGCGATGCATTCTGTGCCGAGTGTCATGCCGACATCGCCGACCAGCATGCCGCCAGCATGCACCGCTTCAGTTCGTTCAATAACCCGGTCTACCGCTTCAGTGTGGAGGAGACGCGCGCGGTCGTGCTCGAACGCGACGGCAACGTGCAGGCCGCCCGGTTCTGCGCCGGCTGTCACGATCCGTTGCCGTTGTTCTCCGGCGCGTTCGACCGGCCGGACTACGACCCGGACCGCGATCCCGCAGCAGAGGCCGGCATCACCTGCCTGGTCTGCCATGCGGTCACCGAGGTCAACAGCCCGCGCGGCAACGCCGACTTCACGCTGGTCGATCCGCCGCGCTACCCGTTCGAGGACAGCACCAACGCCTGGCTCGCCGCGCTGGGGCGGCAGCTGATCCGGGCGAAACCGGCCTACCACAAGCGCACGTTGTTACGCCCGCTGCACCAGGAGCCCGAGTTCTGCAGCACCTGCCACAAGGTCGGGCTACCGCAGGAACTGAACCACTACCGCTGGCTGCGTGGCCAGGACCACTACGGCACCTTTCTCGCCAGCGGCGTGTCGGGCCACCGCGTCGACAGCTTTTATTATCCCGAGCGGGCCGAAACCGGATGCACCGGCTGCCACATGCCGTATTCGGCCTCGCGCGATCCGGCCGCGCGCGCGTTCCCCGGCCAGGGAGTTGGCGTGCACGACCATCGCTTCGCGGCCGCCAACACCGCGATCCCGCAGCTGCTGGGCCGCGACGCAAGCGAGATCGAAGCCCGGCAGGATTTCCTGCGCGACCGGGTCGCCCGCATCGACCTGTTCGGCATCAAGGAGGACGGGCGTATCGACGGCGAGCTGCACGCCCCACTGCGGCCCGAGCTGCCGAAGCTCGAACCCGGGAACGACTATCTGCTCGAGGTGGTGCTGCGCACGCTGCGCATCGGGCATCCGCTGACGCAGGGAACGTCGGACTCCAACGACCTCTGGCTGGAGGTGCTGCTGCGCGACGGCGACGGGGTGATCGGGCACAGCGGCGCGCTCGGCCCCGACGGCGACGTCGACCCCTGGGCGCACTTCGTGAACGCCTACGTGCTCGACCGTGACGGCAACCGGATCGACCGTCGCAACGTTCAGGACATCTTCGTGGCCCTGTACGATCATCAGGTGCCGCCGGGCGCGGCGGCCGTGGTGCAGTACCGGTTCACGGTGCCCGACGATGCGCAAGGACCGCTGACGATCGACGCGGCGTTGCACTATCGCAAGTTCGATACCCGACTGATGCGTCACGTGCAGGGCGAGTCGTTTACCCGCAACGATCTGCCGATCACCACGCTCGCGGCGGACCGGCTCACGCTGCCGCTGGCCGGCAACACCACGGCGCCGCCCCAGGAACACCCGGTCGCGCCCTGGGAACGCTGGAACGACTACGGCATCGGGCTGCTGCGTACCGCGGACCGCGACGCTGCCCGAGGCCAACTGCGTCAGGCCGAGACCGCGTTCCAGCAGGTGGAACGGCTGGGTCGCGCCGATGGCCCGCTGAACCTCGCCCGCGTCTATTTCCGCGAGGGCCGCCTCGACGACGCGGCGCGCGCACTCGCGCGAGCCCGCGAAGCCGAAGCGCCGCCCTGGACCCTGGCCTGGTACGCGGCGCTGATCGACCGCGAGTACGGACGTCTCGACGCCGCCGCCGATCGCCTGGAGGCGCTGTACGCGACCCGCTTCCAGGAAGCACGCGACCGCGGCTTCGACTTCTCGCGCGATCTGCGCGTGGCGCAACTGCTCGGGCGGACGCGTTTCGAGCAGGCCCGCGCTGCACGCGGCGAGGCGCGCAGCGAACGCCGCCAGGTGCTGCTGCAGCAGGCCCGCGAGGCGCTGCAGGCGGCGCTGGCGATCGATCCGGAAGCCGCCGCGGTGCATCACACGATGGCGCAGGTTCTCGAGCAACTGGGCGACCCCGAGGCCGCGGCACAGCATCGCGCAGCACACGAACGCTACCGGCCCGACGACCTGGCGATCGCGACTGCGGTGGCGCGCCACCGCGCCGCCAATCCGGCAGCCAACCAGGCCGCCGAGGCGCTCACGTTGTACGACCTGCAGCGCACTGTCCGCGATCCCACGGCGCTTGCATGGCGCGAGGTTCAGGGGCAGGATGCGCACCCGCGGCCGGGGATGGCCGATGACACCGGGAGTCGCCGCCGGGAGCACGACCCGAGGCGTCAGGAGACACGCTGA
- the amrA gene encoding AmmeMemoRadiSam system protein A has protein sequence MAHGRSSEHTRFLEPEHEARLLDIAVFGVRQAAAVQALPCVDPSREPPALRRPGATFVTLRRAGRLRGCIGTLEATRPLIEDVAYNAFAAARHDPRFPPLTTNEIAGLELSIAALGQQEPLAPTSRTALLETLRAGVDGLVVRSGLRRATFLPAVWEQLPEPGDFVDALWEKAGLPSATWPDDLRLSRYRVHTLSLHIADPGPQ, from the coding sequence ATGGCGCATGGACGATCCAGTGAGCACACCCGGTTCCTGGAGCCGGAACACGAGGCGCGGCTGCTCGACATCGCCGTGTTCGGGGTACGGCAGGCCGCCGCGGTCCAGGCGCTGCCATGCGTCGACCCCAGCCGCGAACCACCGGCGCTTCGGCGCCCCGGTGCGACGTTCGTAACGCTGAGGCGCGCAGGCCGGCTGCGCGGCTGCATCGGAACGCTCGAGGCCACGCGCCCCCTGATCGAGGACGTCGCCTACAACGCGTTCGCGGCGGCGCGTCACGACCCTCGTTTCCCGCCGCTGACCACGAACGAAATCGCCGGTCTGGAGCTCTCGATCGCGGCACTGGGGCAGCAGGAGCCGCTAGCCCCGACCTCGCGCACGGCCCTGCTCGAGACGCTGCGGGCGGGCGTCGACGGCCTGGTCGTTCGCAGCGGCCTGCGCCGGGCCACCTTCCTGCCAGCGGTCTGGGAACAGCTGCCCGAACCCGGCGACTTCGTCGACGCGCTCTGGGAGAAGGCAGGCCTGCCTTCGGCGACCTGGCCCGATGATCTCCGGCTGAGCCGCTACCGCGTGCACACCCTGAGCCTGCACATCGCCGATCCCGGCCCGCAATGA
- the amrB gene encoding AmmeMemoRadiSam system protein B, translating to MQATETVRDPAVAGLFYPDDPAALRRAVQALMADATGPAAGRSLPKALIAPHAGYRYSGPVAASAYAALGNASDRIQRVVLLGPSHRVPFRGIAATGAGAYRTPLGTIAVDRPALASIRELPGVVTLDLAHGPEHSLEVHLPFLQLLLGNFNLVPLVVGDAGPEQVAAVLERLWGGPETLIVVSSDLSHYHDYRTAQTLDAETCRAIEAMQDESLTPERACGCRPLAGLLRAARAHRLTVHTLDLRNSGDTAGPRSEVVGYGAWTIQ from the coding sequence ATGCAGGCAACGGAGACGGTTCGCGATCCGGCGGTCGCCGGGCTGTTCTACCCGGACGATCCGGCGGCGTTGCGCCGCGCGGTACAGGCGCTGATGGCCGATGCCACCGGCCCCGCCGCCGGTCGCTCGCTGCCCAAGGCGCTGATTGCACCTCATGCCGGGTACCGCTATTCGGGTCCGGTCGCCGCATCGGCGTATGCGGCACTCGGAAATGCCAGCGATCGCATCCAGCGTGTGGTGCTGCTCGGGCCGTCGCACCGCGTGCCCTTCCGCGGAATCGCGGCCACCGGCGCCGGCGCCTACCGAACACCGCTTGGCACGATCGCCGTCGACCGCCCCGCGCTTGCGTCGATCCGGGAGCTGCCCGGGGTCGTCACGCTCGACCTTGCACACGGGCCGGAGCACAGCCTCGAGGTCCACCTGCCGTTCCTGCAGCTGCTGCTCGGTAACTTCAATCTGGTGCCGCTGGTGGTGGGCGATGCGGGTCCGGAGCAGGTTGCGGCGGTACTCGAACGGCTCTGGGGCGGACCGGAGACGCTGATCGTCGTCAGCTCCGACCTGTCTCATTACCACGACTACCGCACTGCGCAGACACTCGATGCCGAGACCTGCCGCGCCATCGAGGCGATGCAGGACGAAAGTCTGACCCCGGAACGCGCCTGCGGGTGCCGGCCGCTGGCCGGCCTGTTGCGCGCGGCACGCGCGCACCGCCTGACCGTGCACACGCTGGACCTGCGCAATTCCGGGGACACCGCGGGACCGCGTTCGGAGGTCGTGGGCTATGGCGCATGGACGATCCAGTGA